The proteins below come from a single Fusobacterium nucleatum genomic window:
- a CDS encoding class I SAM-dependent methyltransferase encodes MSYQNINASIIDKWIKEDDWEWGKAISHEEYIKALNGNWNVKLTPAKFVPHEWFGDLKGKKLLGLASGGGQQIPVFTALGAECTVLDYSDAQLENEKIVAERENYKVNIIKADMSKPLPFEDESFDIIFHPVSNCYIENVEPVFKECYRILKKGGILLCGLSTEINYLVDESEEKIVFSMPFNPLKNEEHREFLEKFGGGYQFSHTLSEQLGGQLKVGFTLTNIEDDTNGAGRLHEMNISTYIMTRAVK; translated from the coding sequence ATGAGTTACCAAAATATTAATGCTTCAATAATTGACAAATGGATAAAAGAAGACGATTGGGAGTGGGGAAAGGCTATAAGCCATGAAGAATATATCAAGGCTTTAAATGGAAATTGGAATGTAAAACTTACACCAGCAAAATTTGTACCTCATGAATGGTTTGGAGATTTAAAAGGTAAAAAATTATTAGGGCTTGCTTCAGGTGGAGGACAACAAATTCCTGTATTCACTGCCTTAGGTGCAGAGTGTACTGTGCTTGACTACTCAGATGCACAGTTAGAAAATGAAAAGATAGTTGCAGAAAGGGAAAATTATAAAGTAAATATTATAAAAGCTGATATGTCAAAGCCTTTACCTTTTGAAGATGAAAGTTTTGATATAATTTTTCATCCAGTAAGTAATTGTTATATTGAAAATGTTGAGCCTGTTTTTAAAGAATGTTATAGAATTTTAAAAAAAGGTGGAATTTTACTTTGTGGTTTATCAACAGAAATTAATTATTTAGTAGATGAAAGTGAGGAAAAGATAGTATTTTCTATGCCATTCAATCCTTTAAAAAATGAAGAGCATAGAGAATTTTTAGAAAAATTTGGTGGAGGTTATCAATTTTCACATACTTTAAGTGAACAACTTGGAGGACAATTAAAAGTAGGTTTTACTTTAACAAACATTGAAGACGATACCAATGGAGCAGGAAGACTTCATGAGATGAATATTTCTACATATATTATGACTAGAGCAGTGAAATAA
- the obgE gene encoding GTPase ObgE — translation MFIDEVIITVKAGNGGDGSAAFRREKFVQFGGPDGGDGGKGGDVVFIADSNINTLIDFKFKKLFKAQNGENGQKKQMYGKKGEDLIIKVPVGTQVRDFTTGKLILDMSVNGEQRVLLKGGKGGYGNVHFKNSIRKAPKIAEKGGEGAEIKVKLELKLLADVALVGYPSVGKSSFINKVSAANSKVGSYHFTTLEPKLGVVRLEEGKSFVIADIPGLIEGAHEGVGLGDKFLRHIERCKMIYHIVDAAEIEGRDCTEDFEKINYELKKFSEKLASKKQIVIANKMDLIWDMGKYNKFKDYLAEKGIEIYPVSVLLNEGLKEVLYKTYDMLSHIEREPLEEETDITKLLKELKIEKEDFEITRDEEDAIVVGGRIVDDVLAKYVIGMDDESLVTFLHMMRNLGMEEALQEFGVQDGDTVKIADVEFEYFE, via the coding sequence ATGTTTATAGATGAAGTTATAATCACAGTGAAAGCTGGGAATGGTGGAGATGGCTCTGCTGCTTTCAGAAGAGAAAAATTTGTTCAATTTGGAGGACCAGATGGTGGAGATGGAGGAAAGGGTGGAGATGTAGTTTTCATAGCTGATTCCAATATCAATACTCTTATAGACTTTAAATTTAAAAAATTATTTAAGGCTCAAAATGGTGAAAATGGTCAAAAGAAACAAATGTATGGAAAAAAAGGAGAAGATTTAATAATTAAAGTTCCAGTAGGGACACAAGTTAGGGATTTCACAACTGGAAAATTAATTCTTGATATGAGTGTAAATGGAGAGCAAAGAGTTTTATTAAAAGGTGGAAAAGGTGGTTATGGAAATGTCCATTTTAAAAACTCTATAAGAAAAGCACCAAAGATAGCAGAAAAAGGTGGAGAGGGAGCAGAAATAAAAGTTAAATTAGAATTAAAACTTTTGGCTGATGTTGCTCTTGTTGGCTATCCATCAGTTGGAAAATCAAGTTTTATAAATAAGGTTTCTGCTGCAAATTCAAAAGTTGGAAGTTATCATTTTACAACTCTTGAACCAAAACTTGGAGTTGTAAGATTGGAAGAAGGAAAATCTTTTGTTATAGCAGATATACCAGGACTTATTGAAGGAGCTCATGAAGGAGTTGGGCTAGGAGATAAATTTTTAAGACATATTGAAAGATGTAAAATGATTTATCATATAGTTGATGCTGCTGAAATTGAAGGTAGAGATTGTACCGAAGATTTTGAAAAAATTAATTATGAATTAAAAAAATTTAGTGAAAAATTAGCTAGTAAAAAACAAATAGTTATAGCTAATAAAATGGATTTAATTTGGGATATGGGAAAGTACAATAAGTTTAAAGATTATTTAGCAGAAAAAGGAATAGAAATTTATCCTGTGTCTGTACTTTTAAATGAAGGTTTAAAAGAAGTTCTATATAAAACTTATGATATGTTATCTCATATTGAAAGAGAACCTTTGGAAGAAGAAACAGATATTACAAAATTATTGAAAGAATTGAAAATAGAAAAAGAAGATTTTGAAATCACAAGAGATGAAGAAGATGCAATAGTTGTTGGTGGAAGAATAGTAGATGATGTTTTAGCAAAATATGTAATAGGAATGGATGATGAATCATTGGTAACTTTTCTGCATATGATGAGAAATTTAGGAATGGAGGAAGCTCTACAAGAATTTGGTGTACAAGATGGAGATACAGTAAAAATTGCTGATGTAGAGTTTGAATATTTTGAATAA
- the miaA gene encoding tRNA (adenosine(37)-N6)-dimethylallyltransferase MiaA, protein MNILNKAIVIAGPTGVGKTKISIDLASELNAEIISSDSAQVYKGLNIGTAKITKNETQGIKHHLIDIVEPISKYSVGNFEKDVNKILNQNPEKNFLLVGGTGLYINSVTNGLSILPEADKKTREYLSTLDNQALFELAIKYDEEATKEIHPNNRVRLERVVEVFLLTGQKFSELSKKNIKNNKFKFLKIVLERDRENLYDRINKRVDIMFEQGLVDEVKNLYKIYGEKLYKLNIIGYNEIIDCINSKISLDEARYRIKLNSRHYAKRQFTWFKADKEYQWFNLDRISEQEIVKTIYTMFNIKA, encoded by the coding sequence TTGAATATTTTGAATAAGGCTATTGTTATAGCAGGACCTACTGGTGTTGGAAAAACTAAAATTTCAATAGATTTAGCAAGTGAATTAAATGCAGAGATTATATCTTCTGACTCAGCTCAAGTTTATAAGGGATTAAATATTGGAACTGCTAAGATAACAAAGAATGAAACGCAAGGAATAAAACATCATTTAATAGATATTGTTGAACCTATATCAAAATATAGTGTTGGAAATTTTGAAAAAGATGTAAATAAAATATTAAATCAAAATCCTGAAAAAAATTTTTTATTGGTTGGTGGAACAGGATTATATATAAATTCTGTAACTAATGGACTGTCTATTTTACCAGAAGCTGATAAAAAGACTAGGGAATATTTATCAACTTTGGATAATCAAGCTCTATTTGAATTAGCTATAAAATATGATGAGGAAGCTACAAAAGAAATTCATCCTAATAATAGAGTTAGGTTAGAGAGAGTTGTTGAAGTTTTTTTATTGACTGGACAAAAATTTTCTGAACTTTCTAAAAAAAATATTAAAAATAATAAATTTAAATTTCTAAAAATTGTTTTGGAAAGAGATAGGGAAAATTTATATGATAGAATAAATAAAAGAGTAGATATAATGTTTGAACAGGGTTTAGTTGATGAGGTAAAAAATTTATATAAAATTTATGGTGAAAAATTATACAAATTAAATATAATAGGATATAATGAAATTATAGATTGTATAAATAGTAAAATTAGCTTAGATGAGGCAAGGTATAGAATAAAATTAAATTCAAGACATTATGCTAAAAGACAATTTACTTGGTTTAAAGCAGATAAAGAATATCAATGGTTTAATCTTGATAGAATTTCAGAACAAGAAATTGTAAAAACTATATACACAATGTTTAATATCAAGGCTTGA
- a CDS encoding ATP-binding protein — protein MENFEKEINRIKIFIPSFLGSLSTVRAMVRVYLREHRISELDEIQLLSVVDELTTNAVEHAYSYDKGEIKIVLNFYKKTIFLTVEDFGKGYDENLDSKEDGGFGLSIARKLVDVFKIEKKTKGTVFKVEKKIKEAV, from the coding sequence ATGGAAAATTTTGAAAAAGAAATAAATAGAATAAAAATATTTATTCCTTCTTTTTTAGGTAGCTTATCCACAGTTAGAGCTATGGTCAGAGTTTATCTCAGAGAACATCGTATAAGTGAGTTAGATGAAATACAACTACTTTCAGTTGTAGATGAGTTGACTACTAATGCAGTAGAACATGCATATAGTTATGATAAAGGTGAGATAAAAATAGTGCTAAATTTTTATAAGAAAACTATTTTCTTAACTGTTGAAGATTTTGGTAAAGGTTATGATGAGAATCTGGACAGCAAAGAAGATGGTGGGTTTGGTTTATCAATTGCTAGAAAGTTAGTGGATGTTTTTAAAATTGAAAAGAAAACAAAGGGAACTGTTTTTAAAGTTGAAAAGAAAATTAAGGAGGCAGTATAA
- a CDS encoding STAS domain-containing protein, whose protein sequence is MENNFEILERTKDDVQIIEINGELDAFVAPKLKETFNRLIEKDINKYIVDFKGLIHINSLAMGILRGKLQVVREMGGDIKIVNLNKHIQTIFETIGLDEIFEIYKNEEEALKNFK, encoded by the coding sequence ATGGAAAACAATTTTGAAATTTTGGAAAGAACAAAAGATGATGTGCAAATAATAGAAATAAATGGCGAATTAGATGCATTTGTCGCCCCTAAATTAAAAGAGACTTTTAACAGGCTTATTGAAAAAGATATTAATAAGTATATTGTTGATTTTAAAGGGTTAATCCATATAAACAGTCTAGCTATGGGAATTTTAAGAGGAAAATTACAAGTGGTTAGAGAAATGGGTGGAGATATAAAGATAGTAAATCTTAATAAACATATCCAAACCATTTTTGAAACAATAGGACTAGACGAGATATTTGAAATTTATAAAAATGAGGAAGAAGCATTAAAAAATTTCAAATAA
- the rny gene encoding ribonuclease Y, translated as MDLLIFLGLGVFALALVFAVFFKKIVIDRQIEKLNDLEDEVEKAKLKAKEIVEEAERDAISKAKEIELKAKEKAYQIKEEVEKEARNSKNEIAQKEARIIKKEEILDGKIEKIEIKSLELEKINDELEEKRKEIDNLKEKQEEELSRVSELTKADAKEILLHKVREEMTHDMAVTIREFENKLDEEKEKISQKILSTAIGKAAADYVADATVSVINLPNDEMKGRIIGREGRNIRTIEALTGVDVIIDDTPEAVVLSCFDGVKREIARLTIEKLITDGRIHPGKIEEIVNKCKKDIEKEIVAAGEEALIELSIPTMHPEIIKTLGRLKYRTSYGQNVLTHSIEVAKIASTMAAEIGANVELAKRGGLLHDIGKVLVNEIETSHAIVGGEFIKKFGEKQDVINAVMAHHNEVEFETVEAILVQAADAVSASRPGARRETLTAYIKRLENLEEIANSFEGVESSYAIQAGRELRIVINPDKVSDDEATLMSREVAKKIEDTMQYPGQIKVTILRETRAVEYAK; from the coding sequence ATGGATTTACTGATATTTTTAGGATTAGGTGTGTTTGCGTTAGCACTAGTCTTTGCAGTATTCTTCAAAAAGATAGTTATTGATAGGCAAATTGAAAAGCTAAATGATTTAGAAGATGAAGTTGAGAAAGCTAAATTAAAAGCTAAGGAGATAGTTGAAGAGGCTGAAAGAGATGCTATTTCAAAAGCTAAAGAAATAGAATTAAAAGCTAAGGAAAAAGCATACCAAATAAAAGAAGAGGTTGAGAAAGAAGCTAGAAATTCAAAAAATGAAATAGCTCAAAAAGAAGCTAGAATCATTAAAAAAGAAGAAATTTTAGATGGTAAAATTGAAAAAATTGAGATTAAAAGTTTAGAATTAGAAAAAATTAATGATGAACTAGAAGAAAAAAGAAAAGAAATTGATAATTTAAAAGAAAAACAAGAAGAAGAACTTTCAAGAGTTAGTGAACTTACAAAAGCAGATGCAAAAGAAATCTTGTTGCATAAGGTGAGAGAAGAAATGACTCATGATATGGCTGTCACTATAAGAGAATTTGAAAATAAACTTGATGAAGAAAAAGAAAAAATTAGTCAAAAAATTCTTTCAACTGCTATTGGGAAAGCTGCTGCTGATTATGTAGCTGATGCAACTGTATCAGTTATTAATCTTCCAAATGATGAAATGAAAGGAAGAATAATTGGTAGAGAAGGTAGAAATATTAGAACTATTGAAGCTTTAACAGGTGTTGATGTAATTATAGATGATACACCAGAAGCTGTTGTACTTTCTTGTTTTGATGGAGTAAAAAGAGAAATTGCAAGACTTACAATAGAGAAATTGATTACTGATGGTAGAATACATCCAGGTAAGATAGAAGAAATTGTAAATAAGTGTAAAAAAGATATAGAAAAAGAAATAGTTGCAGCTGGTGAGGAAGCTCTTATAGAACTTTCTATACCTACTATGCACCCAGAAATTATAAAGACTTTGGGAAGATTAAAATATAGAACAAGTTATGGACAAAATGTATTAACTCACTCAATAGAAGTTGCAAAAATTGCTTCAACAATGGCTGCTGAAATTGGAGCTAATGTTGAACTTGCAAAAAGAGGAGGCTTACTTCATGATATAGGTAAGGTTCTTGTCAATGAAATTGAAACTTCCCATGCTATTGTTGGTGGAGAATTTATAAAGAAATTTGGTGAAAAACAAGATGTAATAAATGCTGTAATGGCTCACCATAACGAAGTTGAATTTGAAACAGTTGAAGCTATACTTGTTCAAGCTGCTGATGCTGTGTCTGCTTCAAGACCTGGTGCTAGAAGAGAAACACTAACTGCTTATATCAAGAGATTAGAAAATCTTGAAGAAATAGCAAATTCATTTGAAGGTGTAGAATCCTCTTATGCTATTCAAGCAGGTAGGGAATTAAGGATAGTAATCAATCCAGATAAAGTTAGTGATGATGAAGCAACATTGATGTCAAGAGAGGTTGCTAAAAAGATAGAAGACACTATGCAATATCCAGGACAAATAAAAGTTACTATTTTAAGAGAAACAAGAGCAGTGGAATATGCAAAATAA